The stretch of DNA GTGGGCGGCGCGACATCTGCAAGCGGCGCCGTTGGATTGCTTCGCCCCACTCTTAAAGACGGTCGCCGCCAAAGCTGCGCTTCAGCGCTCCGTCCCGTACCCGGCCAGGAACACCCGCACCGCCTCATCGACCTGATGGCGCGTCAGGGCCGCATCGGCGATGCCGCCCGCCCTGAACAGCAGCCGGGTCAGCAGGCCCGCTTGGCACAGGTGCAGGAAGTGCCGCGCCGCGAGTTCGGTATCGGCGATCCGCAGCCGGCCGGCCGCAACCTGTGCGTCGAGATAGCCTGACAGGCGTTCGATGCCGCAGGCGGGTCCGGCCTCGTAGAAGGCCTGCCCGAAACGCGGGAACTTCTCGCAGGCGCCGATCACCGTCCGGACCACCGAGACGTGCTCCGGCCGGCACATCTCGGTCAGGAAGCTGATGCCGAGCCGCACCAGCACACCCGGCACGTTCGGATCGTCGGCGTCGAGGGTGAAGAGCGCCTCGGCGAGGCCCGTCTTCTCCTGGATGATCAGCGCCTCGAACAAGTCTTCCTTGTTCTCGAAGTAGACGTAGAGCGTGCCCTTGGAGACCCCGGCCGCCCGGGCGATCTCGCCCATGCTGGCGCCGTCGAAACCCGCCGACAGGAACACCGTCCGCGCGCCGTCGAGGATCTGCCGCCGCTTGTCGCCCTCGTGCTGGGCCTGATTCCGCTCCAGCACCACACCCTGAGCCATCGTTCCGCTCCGCGCCCCAGACGCCGCCGCGCTTGACCGAACCGTTCGGTCAACATAATCTGAGGCGTCTACCGAAGCGCGTCAAGACGCGTCTTCCTCATTGACCGAACGGTTCGGTCATACACTTCGAGGCGCTGAGATGTCCCTTCGCGAGGACGCGGATCGGCCGACTTCCGGCCTCGAGAACCCCGCCGAGATCGGATCGGACGAACGCGCGGAGCATGCAGTGCCTGCGGCGGCCGATTCGGCTACAGCGGCCGGATCGGTCGCCACATCGGCGGCGTCAGTGAGCAAGCGGCCTCTCAAGAAGCTTATCCTGCTCGCTGTGCTGGCCGCCGCGCTTGCGGGTGGTGCCTATGAGGGCTGGCAATGGTGGACCGTCGGGCGGTTCTTCGTCGCCACCGACGACGCCTATGTCCAGGCCGACATCTCGGTGCTGGCCGCGAAGGTCCCGGGCTACCTCGAAGCGGTCCCAGTGGTGAACGGCCTGTCGGTGAAGAAGGGCGCGGTGATCGCAAAGCTCGACGACGGCGATTACCGCCTCGCGCTCCAGGCCGCGCAGGACAAGCTCGCGACCCAGGAGAGCACGATCGCGCGCATCGGCCGGCAGGCCGAGGCGGCGCAGGCGCAGGTCGCCCAGGCCGCCGCGCAACTCGACGGCACCCGCGCCGATGCTGTCCGCGCCCAGGCGGACTTCACCCGGGCGACGCAGATGCAGGCAGATTACGTCGCCAAGTCCCGCATCGACCAGACCCGCGCCGACCGCGACCGGACCGAAGCTTCGGTCAAGGCCATGGAGGCCGGCCTCGTCGCGGCTCGCGCCAATGTCGACGTTCTGCAGGCGCAGAGACGCGAGGCGGAGAGCCTCGCGGCGGAGCTGCGCACCGCGGTCGACCGGGCCCGGCGCGATCTCGACTTCACGGTGATCCGCGCGCCGTTCGACGGCGTGGTCGGCAACAAGGCGGTCGAGGCCGGCGCCTAC from Methylobacterium sp. PvR107 encodes:
- a CDS encoding HlyD family secretion protein; this encodes MSLREDADRPTSGLENPAEIGSDERAEHAVPAAADSATAAGSVATSAASVSKRPLKKLILLAVLAAALAGGAYEGWQWWTVGRFFVATDDAYVQADISVLAAKVPGYLEAVPVVNGLSVKKGAVIAKLDDGDYRLALQAAQDKLATQESTIARIGRQAEAAQAQVAQAAAQLDGTRADAVRAQADFTRATQMQADYVAKSRIDQTRADRDRTEASVKAMEAGLVAARANVDVLQAQRREAESLAAELRTAVDRARRDLDFTVIRAPFDGVVGNKAVEAGAYVSPGTRIAALVPLQSVRIDANFKETQVQRMRPGQPVTVTVDAYPDREIHAVVESFSPASGSVFSLLPPDNATGNFTKIVQRLPVRVRVPEDVAREGLLRPGLSAVVRVDTRAGADRSVLDRAARERPVSTASR
- a CDS encoding TetR/AcrR family transcriptional regulator — encoded protein: MAQGVVLERNQAQHEGDKRRQILDGARTVFLSAGFDGASMGEIARAAGVSKGTLYVYFENKEDLFEALIIQEKTGLAEALFTLDADDPNVPGVLVRLGISFLTEMCRPEHVSVVRTVIGACEKFPRFGQAFYEAGPACGIERLSGYLDAQVAAGRLRIADTELAARHFLHLCQAGLLTRLLFRAGGIADAALTRHQVDEAVRVFLAGYGTER